The following are encoded in a window of Novosphingobium sp. ZN18A2 genomic DNA:
- the tsaD gene encoding tRNA (adenosine(37)-N6)-threonylcarbamoyltransferase complex transferase subunit TsaD, translated as MALILGIESSCDETAAAIVDSHGDTLETRVIAQRIASQDEAHRPYGGVVPEIAARAHAEVLAPMVGAVLADAGMTLDDMDAIAATAGPGLIGGVMVGLVTGKALAMAAGKPLIGINHLEGHALSPRLADPALEFPYLLLLVSGGHCQLLEVRGVGNYRRLATTIDDALGEAFDKTAKILGLGYPGGPAVERLAREGDGAAVPLPRPLVGSGEPHFSFAGLKSAVMRAKAGGQYADADIAASFQQAALDCVIDRTRGALDATAGDEGAGITALVVAGGVAANSALRGALVSLAADYGLPLVAPPPKLCTDNAAMIGWAGAERFAAGHVDPLDLPARPRWPLDADAAPVRGAGVKA; from the coding sequence ATGGCGCTGATCCTCGGCATCGAATCCAGCTGCGACGAAACCGCGGCGGCCATCGTCGATTCGCACGGCGATACGCTGGAGACGCGCGTCATCGCGCAGCGCATCGCTTCGCAGGACGAAGCGCATCGCCCTTATGGCGGGGTCGTTCCCGAAATCGCGGCGCGCGCCCATGCCGAAGTGCTGGCGCCGATGGTGGGCGCGGTGCTGGCCGACGCGGGAATGACGCTGGACGACATGGACGCGATTGCCGCCACGGCGGGACCGGGGCTGATCGGCGGAGTCATGGTCGGTCTTGTCACCGGCAAGGCGCTGGCCATGGCGGCGGGCAAGCCGCTGATCGGCATCAATCATCTCGAAGGCCACGCCCTTTCGCCGCGCCTTGCCGATCCGGCGCTTGAATTTCCCTATCTGCTGCTGCTCGTTTCCGGCGGACATTGCCAGTTGCTGGAAGTGCGCGGGGTGGGCAATTACCGCCGCCTTGCGACCACCATCGACGATGCGCTGGGCGAAGCGTTCGACAAGACCGCAAAGATACTCGGCCTTGGTTATCCCGGCGGCCCGGCGGTTGAGCGGCTGGCGCGCGAGGGTGATGGCGCGGCCGTGCCCCTGCCGCGCCCGCTGGTAGGATCGGGAGAGCCGCATTTCTCGTTCGCGGGGCTGAAAAGCGCGGTCATGCGCGCCAAGGCGGGCGGGCAATATGCCGATGCGGATATTGCCGCATCGTTCCAGCAGGCGGCGCTCGATTGCGTGATAGACCGCACGCGCGGCGCGCTCGACGCGACGGCGGGGGATGAAGGCGCAGGGATTACCGCGCTTGTTGTCGCGGGCGGGGTTGCCGCCAATTCCGCGCTGCGCGGCGCGCTGGTATCGCTGGCGGCGGATTACGGCTTGCCCCTTGTCGCGCCGCCGCCGAAATTGTGCACGGACAACGCGGCGATGATCGGCTGGGCCGGGGCGGAGCGTTTTGCAGCGGGCCATGTCGACCCGCTCGACCTTCCGGCGCGGCCACGCTGGCCGCTCGATGCCGATGCGGCGCCGGTTCGCGGAGCGGGGGTGAAAGCATGA
- a CDS encoding type II toxin-antitoxin system RelE/ParE family toxin gives MIHSFANRETERIWNGKRSRKLPDDIQQRALAKLSLLNRVKAVGELTNPPGNRLHALSGDRAGQHSISITMQWRICFVWKDGAHDVEIVDYH, from the coding sequence ATGATTCACTCTTTCGCCAACCGCGAAACAGAACGCATCTGGAACGGCAAGCGCAGCCGAAAGCTGCCAGACGATATCCAGCAACGCGCCTTGGCGAAGCTGTCCTTGCTCAATCGCGTCAAGGCCGTCGGCGAACTCACCAATCCACCCGGCAACCGGCTTCACGCCCTGTCCGGGGATCGCGCAGGTCAGCACTCCATTTCAATTACGATGCAATGGCGTATATGTTTCGTCTGGAAGGATGGAGCGCATGACGTCGAAATCGTCGACTACCACTGA
- a CDS encoding oligosaccharide flippase family protein yields MPGSSSSDDKSDIAALAKGGRTNFFGFLLRLAASLPFLFIAGRLYGAEALGRFALAIIAVEFAAQIATLGQKRGIAQQLASPDCNAAGVVADAMLLSVMGSAVLAGALFALPQLMFPQQDFDTIERLLPLTVLPLALTDIALAALAFRYDIAATVRARSIVQPWTLSIMALVLWFVMPVDGLIAAYVLSMTAAMVTAMIPLVRSYGLPRHWSPHPITLGRLALRNLPLAGADAVEWGTRRLDIAILGQFAPAYAVGVYYVAQQVASLPQKLKTSFEPILGPVITRNLAENNYRAIASQVCQVGFWIIAAQAGIALALGIPGEGVMGLIGPNFVGGTGALALLLFAEVVAATAVVSEAALIYMARMRNLWISLATIGLQAVLTVALILAVRAAPGWTLPGGYRFDPEKVGLFQAAAAALALAISLGFASIMKSRLLSRLLGQRVNNWRWALVWAAAPAGLVGWLAGRFLPEWAELSFGIAAILLVYGAVIWRLGFGPEDRVLFKRQPA; encoded by the coding sequence TTGCCAGGCAGTTCATCATCCGACGACAAGTCCGATATCGCCGCGCTGGCGAAAGGCGGGCGGACCAATTTCTTCGGCTTCCTGCTGCGGCTGGCCGCCAGCCTGCCGTTCCTGTTCATCGCCGGGCGTCTTTACGGGGCAGAGGCACTGGGCCGTTTCGCGCTGGCGATCATCGCGGTGGAATTCGCCGCGCAGATCGCCACGCTCGGCCAGAAGCGCGGCATTGCCCAGCAACTCGCCAGTCCCGATTGCAATGCTGCCGGCGTGGTCGCCGACGCGATGCTGCTTTCGGTCATGGGGTCGGCGGTGCTTGCCGGTGCGCTGTTCGCCCTGCCGCAACTGATGTTCCCGCAACAGGATTTCGATACGATCGAACGGCTGCTGCCGCTGACCGTGCTGCCGCTTGCGCTTACCGACATCGCGCTTGCGGCGCTGGCCTTTCGTTATGACATCGCCGCGACTGTCCGCGCCCGATCGATCGTCCAGCCCTGGACGCTCTCGATCATGGCGCTGGTGCTGTGGTTCGTGATGCCGGTGGACGGGCTGATCGCAGCCTACGTGCTGTCGATGACCGCCGCGATGGTTACCGCGATGATCCCGCTGGTGCGCAGCTATGGCTTGCCGCGCCATTGGTCGCCGCACCCCATAACGCTGGGGCGGCTGGCGCTTCGCAACCTGCCGCTGGCTGGCGCGGATGCGGTGGAGTGGGGCACCCGGCGGCTCGATATCGCGATCCTCGGCCAGTTTGCGCCGGCTTATGCGGTGGGCGTCTATTACGTGGCGCAGCAGGTGGCCAGCCTGCCGCAGAAGCTGAAGACCAGTTTCGAACCGATCCTTGGCCCGGTGATCACGCGCAACCTGGCCGAAAACAACTATCGCGCCATTGCCAGCCAGGTCTGCCAGGTGGGGTTCTGGATCATCGCCGCGCAGGCCGGCATCGCGCTGGCGCTGGGAATTCCCGGCGAAGGGGTGATGGGACTGATCGGGCCGAACTTCGTGGGCGGCACAGGCGCGCTCGCCCTGCTGCTGTTCGCGGAAGTGGTCGCCGCGACGGCGGTCGTCAGCGAAGCGGCGCTGATCTACATGGCGCGCATGCGCAACCTGTGGATCAGCCTTGCGACTATCGGCTTGCAGGCGGTGTTGACGGTGGCGCTGATCCTTGCGGTCCGCGCCGCGCCGGGATGGACCCTGCCGGGCGGATATCGCTTCGATCCGGAAAAGGTGGGGCTGTTCCAGGCCGCCGCCGCGGCACTGGCGCTGGCCATATCGCTGGGCTTCGCATCGATAATGAAATCGCGCCTGCTGTCGCGCCTGTTGGGTCAGCGTGTGAACAACTGGCGCTGGGCGCTGGTCTGGGCAGCGGCGCCCGCGGGGCTGGTCGGCTGGCTGGCAGGACGGTTCCTGCCCGAATGGGCAGAGCTTTCGTTCGGCATCGCCGCGATCCTGCTGGTCTATGGCGCGGTCATCTGGCGGCTTGGATTCGGACCGGAAGACCGCGTGCTGTTCAAGCGGCAACCGGCCTGA
- the hemC gene encoding hydroxymethylbilane synthase, whose translation MNTPLPDKPLRLGTRQSPLALAQAEEARSRLCQAHGWPESAIELVPVTASGDRIQDRPLAEIGGKALWTKELDAWLDAHEIDAAVHSMKDVETIRPPEFTIAAVLARADARDVLVGAESIAAIPQGARVGTSAPRRAAQMLHLRPDLSAVTFRGNVATRLAKLQAGEADVTLLAAAGLERLDQTGVGHVLPADTFLPAPAQGAIGLECLARRADIVEIIAAVDHAPSHAAIRAERALLLGLGGNCHSPIAVLTTAAEGNIVLRAALFSPDGSLRIEDEARFPANDAAGPAALAARLLDAAPEGIRAHFGGPPAE comes from the coding sequence ATGAACACGCCCTTACCCGATAAGCCGCTGCGCCTTGGCACGCGCCAGTCCCCGCTGGCCTTGGCGCAGGCCGAGGAAGCCCGCAGCCGGCTGTGCCAGGCGCACGGCTGGCCCGAAAGCGCCATAGAACTCGTCCCCGTCACCGCCAGCGGTGACCGCATACAGGATCGCCCGTTGGCCGAAATCGGCGGCAAGGCGCTGTGGACCAAGGAACTGGATGCCTGGCTGGACGCGCACGAGATAGACGCAGCGGTGCATTCGATGAAGGACGTGGAAACGATCCGTCCACCGGAATTCACCATCGCCGCCGTGCTTGCGCGCGCCGATGCGCGCGACGTGCTGGTGGGGGCGGAAAGTATCGCCGCGATCCCGCAGGGCGCGCGGGTGGGCACCAGCGCCCCGCGCCGCGCCGCGCAGATGCTGCACTTGCGGCCCGATCTTTCGGCGGTGACGTTTCGCGGCAACGTGGCGACGCGGCTGGCGAAGCTCCAGGCGGGGGAGGCCGATGTCACGCTGCTGGCGGCGGCGGGGCTGGAACGGCTGGACCAGACCGGCGTCGGCCATGTCCTGCCGGCGGACACCTTCCTGCCCGCACCGGCGCAGGGCGCCATCGGGCTGGAGTGCCTGGCCAGACGCGCGGACATCGTGGAAATCATCGCCGCTGTCGACCACGCGCCCAGCCATGCCGCGATCCGGGCAGAACGCGCGCTGTTGCTGGGCCTTGGCGGCAATTGCCACAGCCCGATCGCCGTTCTCACCACAGCGGCGGAAGGCAACATCGTGTTGCGCGCCGCGCTGTTCAGCCCGGACGGCAGCTTGCGGATCGAAGACGAGGCCCGCTTTCCCGCGAATGACGCGGCAGGCCCGGCCGCGCTTGCCGCACGATTGCTGGACGCCGCACCCGAAGGCATCCGCGCGCACTTCGGCGGACCGCCCGCAGAATGA
- a CDS encoding peptidase S10, with protein MRFLKLACIALAMGATSTVSHAADKAGSDKAADAKDASPTDFSKNFKPFPAAKSIRQSAVIGGHSVNYLATVGSIPVKDDKGQTIGEVVYTAYTVPGAPANRPVTFAFNGGPGASSVYLNLGAIGPKRVAFGDKGDAPSDPAVLHDNANSWLDFTDLVFIDPIGTGFSRSREDAEKSKKDFFTADSDIHYLSRVVYDWLLRNDRLTSRKYLVGESYGGYRVPRLAYYLQTQMGVGVSGITMVSPYLDPPAIGEDDALSPLRWMINLPAMAAGHFEREGKPLNDATMKPVEDYARTRFVEDFLAGPQDKAATDRLSAKVADLTGLDPALVRQLNGRVDIETYLRQIRRSQGLIGSVYDSNVTAFDPFPGSAWPKYNDPMLTSIIAPTTSAMVDFITRQVGWDVDARYNALSYKVNQDWKRDDTDKPVTDLRKAIATDPKMVVNIVHGWNDLSCPYFGSRLIVAQMPSFGVQNRIHLHVYPGGHMFYSRPDSGAALRHDIMSSYETGR; from the coding sequence ATGCGATTTCTCAAATTGGCCTGCATCGCGCTCGCGATGGGCGCGACCAGCACTGTTTCCCATGCCGCCGACAAGGCGGGAAGCGACAAGGCAGCCGATGCCAAGGACGCTTCTCCCACCGATTTTTCCAAGAACTTCAAGCCGTTTCCCGCCGCCAAGTCGATCAGGCAATCGGCGGTAATCGGCGGGCACAGCGTCAACTATCTCGCCACTGTCGGCTCTATCCCGGTAAAGGACGACAAGGGGCAGACGATCGGCGAAGTCGTCTATACCGCCTACACCGTGCCGGGCGCACCGGCGAACCGGCCGGTTACGTTCGCGTTCAACGGCGGCCCCGGTGCATCGTCCGTCTATCTCAACCTCGGCGCAATCGGCCCGAAGCGCGTGGCCTTTGGCGACAAGGGCGACGCGCCGTCCGATCCGGCCGTTCTGCACGACAATGCCAATTCGTGGCTCGACTTCACGGACCTTGTGTTCATCGATCCCATCGGGACCGGCTTTTCGCGCAGCCGCGAGGATGCGGAGAAATCGAAGAAGGACTTCTTCACCGCCGATTCCGACATCCATTACCTCAGCCGCGTGGTCTATGACTGGCTGCTGCGCAACGACCGGCTGACCAGCCGCAAGTACCTGGTGGGCGAAAGCTATGGCGGATATCGCGTGCCGCGGCTGGCCTATTACCTGCAAACGCAGATGGGCGTGGGCGTTTCGGGCATCACGATGGTTTCCCCCTATCTGGACCCGCCCGCGATCGGCGAGGACGATGCGCTGTCTCCGCTGCGCTGGATGATCAACCTTCCGGCGATGGCGGCAGGCCATTTCGAGCGTGAAGGCAAGCCATTGAACGATGCGACGATGAAGCCGGTGGAGGATTACGCCCGCACCCGGTTCGTCGAGGATTTCCTGGCCGGCCCGCAAGACAAGGCCGCGACCGATCGGCTGTCCGCGAAAGTCGCCGATCTTACCGGGCTCGATCCGGCACTGGTCCGTCAGCTGAACGGACGCGTCGATATCGAGACGTACCTGCGCCAGATCCGCCGCAGCCAGGGGCTGATCGGTTCGGTCTACGATTCCAACGTAACCGCGTTCGATCCCTTTCCGGGCAGCGCGTGGCCCAAGTACAACGACCCGATGCTGACGTCGATCATCGCGCCGACGACATCCGCGATGGTCGATTTCATCACCCGACAGGTCGGCTGGGACGTGGATGCGCGCTATAACGCGCTGTCCTACAAGGTGAACCAGGACTGGAAGCGCGACGATACCGACAAGCCGGTAACGGACCTGCGCAAGGCGATCGCCACCGATCCGAAGATGGTCGTGAATATCGTCCACGGCTGGAACGACCTTTCCTGCCCTTATTTCGGTTCGCGGCTGATCGTTGCGCAGATGCCCAGCTTCGGTGTGCAGAACCGCATCCACCTTCACGTCTATCCCGGCGGGCACATGTTCTATTCACGCCCGGACAGCGGCGCCGCGCTGCGCCATGACATCATGTCGAGCTACGAAACGGGCCGGTGA
- a CDS encoding VWA domain-containing protein — translation MHFAKRPAFPVSIALITAMLSACAAEQRQVASNSADSVVVTGQRKEAGTAGDASMAQPPSPRGPAAPLAPPPPAPAMMAAPQAGQYVRTRPFVPPVLVPADPGRERYDGKDVSPVHLVAQEPVSTFSIDVDTGAYANARRFLEGGQMPPRDAVRTEEMINYFRYDYPRPDTRETPFSVTTDVAKTPWNARTKLLRIGLRGYDLPAKGRPPANLVFLVDVSGSMGSADKLPLVKTALSALANELGRQDRVSIVVYAGAAGMVLEPTNDTAKIRAALNRLHAGGSTAGGAGLQLAYRIAEDNFVKGGVNRILLATDGDFNVGVSDRKSLIRMVEDERDKGVTLTTLGFGTGNYNEAMMEQIADHGNGNYSYIDSALEARKVLAEEMSSTLFTIARDVKIQVEFNPAAVSQYRLLGYENRALREEDFDNDLVDAGEIGAGHQVTAIYEIVPAGSEGWIAPHRYDALAASGKAREMAYVKLRYKLPDGDSSRLIERPVAAALMRTARTPSGDFAFAAAVAAYGQKLRADPLLYRYSFADIAGLAGRQDDYYRQEFIHLARLAGSLKAE, via the coding sequence ATGCACTTCGCGAAGCGGCCGGCATTTCCGGTTTCGATTGCCTTGATCACGGCCATGCTATCCGCCTGCGCGGCGGAACAGCGGCAGGTTGCCAGCAACAGCGCGGACAGTGTGGTCGTGACCGGCCAGCGCAAGGAAGCCGGGACGGCAGGCGATGCGTCGATGGCGCAGCCGCCGTCGCCGCGCGGGCCGGCCGCCCCGCTGGCGCCGCCCCCACCCGCGCCTGCGATGATGGCGGCCCCGCAAGCCGGCCAGTACGTGCGCACCCGGCCGTTCGTTCCGCCCGTCCTCGTCCCCGCCGATCCCGGCCGCGAACGTTATGACGGCAAGGACGTAAGCCCGGTCCACCTTGTGGCGCAGGAGCCGGTTTCCACGTTTTCCATCGACGTCGATACCGGGGCCTATGCCAACGCCCGCCGATTCCTGGAGGGCGGGCAGATGCCCCCGCGCGATGCGGTGCGCACCGAAGAGATGATCAATTACTTCCGCTATGACTATCCACGCCCCGACACGCGCGAAACGCCGTTTTCGGTGACAACGGACGTGGCGAAAACGCCATGGAACGCGCGGACCAAACTGCTGCGCATCGGCCTTCGCGGATACGACCTGCCGGCAAAGGGGCGTCCGCCCGCGAACCTGGTGTTCCTGGTGGACGTTTCGGGGTCCATGGGATCGGCGGACAAGCTGCCGCTGGTGAAGACCGCGCTTTCCGCGCTGGCGAATGAGCTGGGGCGGCAGGACCGGGTGTCCATCGTCGTCTATGCGGGCGCCGCGGGCATGGTGCTTGAACCCACCAACGACACGGCAAAGATCCGCGCCGCGCTGAACCGCCTGCATGCCGGTGGATCGACAGCGGGCGGGGCGGGTTTGCAGCTTGCCTATCGCATCGCGGAAGACAACTTCGTCAAGGGCGGGGTAAACCGCATCCTGCTGGCGACGGACGGCGATTTCAACGTCGGCGTGTCCGATCGCAAATCGCTGATCCGCATGGTGGAAGACGAGCGGGACAAGGGCGTTACGCTTACCACGCTGGGCTTCGGCACAGGCAATTACAACGAAGCCATGATGGAACAGATCGCCGACCACGGGAACGGCAACTATTCCTATATCGACAGTGCGCTGGAAGCCCGCAAGGTGCTGGCCGAAGAGATGAGCTCCACGCTGTTCACCATCGCCAGGGATGTGAAGATCCAGGTGGAGTTCAACCCGGCGGCCGTATCGCAATACCGCCTGCTGGGGTATGAAAACCGCGCATTGCGCGAAGAGGATTTCGATAACGACCTTGTCGATGCGGGAGAAATCGGCGCGGGCCACCAGGTTACCGCGATCTACGAGATCGTTCCCGCGGGTAGCGAGGGCTGGATCGCTCCGCACCGCTATGATGCGCTGGCCGCATCGGGCAAGGCGCGCGAAATGGCTTACGTAAAGCTGCGCTACAAGTTGCCCGATGGCGATAGCTCTCGGCTGATAGAGCGGCCCGTGGCGGCGGCGCTTATGCGCACGGCGCGCACGCCGTCGGGCGATTTCGCCTTCGCCGCCGCGGTGGCCGCCTATGGTCAGAAACTGCGCGCCGATCCGTTGCTCTATCGCTATTCGTTCGCGGACATTGCCGGGCTGGCCGGACGGCAGGATGACTATTACCGGCAGGAGTTCATTCACCTGGCAAGGCTTGCCGGTTCGCTGAAGGCGGAGTGA
- a CDS encoding OmpA family protein, with translation MTPGKKHAIGLVAVLVVAVASHFATGPSLIARLKAQSRAALDAHGGRDVTADFTSLAGLYTRHARLSTDQRLGEERRMELAQAVARIHGMGAVTWVRAPGLEEDRALQARFPPDHCQKDVEGLLSVRTIRFAEGSAAIDPASLPLVREVAEALRPCSGSRILVSGHTDPVGNEDANLRLSQQRAEAVRSELVRLGLSPRQIVARGFGSSRPLESTSPDDPANRRIEFEVLEVPPIKLTPIDRPAAQ, from the coding sequence ATGACACCGGGAAAGAAACACGCGATCGGCCTTGTGGCCGTGCTGGTGGTGGCCGTCGCCAGCCACTTTGCCACAGGGCCGTCGCTTATCGCGCGGCTGAAGGCGCAATCGCGCGCCGCGCTCGATGCGCACGGCGGGCGCGACGTGACGGCCGATTTCACTTCGCTGGCCGGGCTCTATACCCGCCATGCCCGCCTTTCGACCGACCAGCGGCTGGGTGAGGAACGGCGCATGGAACTGGCGCAGGCGGTGGCGCGGATTCACGGCATGGGCGCGGTCACATGGGTGCGCGCACCGGGGCTGGAGGAAGATCGCGCGCTGCAGGCCCGTTTCCCGCCCGATCACTGCCAGAAGGATGTCGAAGGGCTGCTTTCGGTGCGGACCATCCGCTTTGCGGAAGGCAGCGCGGCGATAGACCCCGCCAGCCTTCCGCTGGTGCGCGAAGTGGCGGAAGCGCTGCGCCCGTGCAGCGGGTCGCGCATACTGGTTTCGGGGCACACCGATCCGGTGGGTAACGAGGATGCGAACCTGCGCCTGTCGCAGCAGCGGGCCGAAGCCGTGCGCAGCGAACTGGTGCGGCTTGGGTTGTCGCCCAGGCAGATCGTGGCAAGGGGGTTCGGTTCCTCGCGCCCGCTTGAAAGCACGTCGCCCGACGATCCGGCCAACCGGCGGATCGAGTTCGAGGTGCTGGAAGTCCCGCCGATCAAACTGACGCCGATCGACCGGCCGGCCGCGCAATGA
- a CDS encoding NAD(P)H-dependent glycerol-3-phosphate dehydrogenase, whose product MTVQQDAGRTPQKPAVGVVGAGAWGTALAQMLASDGREVLLWAREAEVVDEVNAAHRNTPFLPSARLHDTIRATGTLADLRDLPVLLLVTPAQFLGRILGEMGRGQGDLVLCAKGIEAGSMRLMADVAREAAPQASLAVLSGPTFAHEVAAGLPTAVTLACSGGEEQWLRLSDAIARPAFRPYYSDDIVGAEIGGAVKNVLAIACGVVEGLGLGQNARAALISRGFAEMLRFGQALGAQAETISGLSGLGDLVLTCSSTSSRNFSLGKALGEGARATELLANRATVAEGASTAPVLGRIAREKGISMPIVEAVEALLDGTMPAASVAEALLSRPLRAE is encoded by the coding sequence ATGACGGTGCAACAGGACGCGGGCCGGACCCCGCAAAAACCGGCGGTTGGCGTTGTCGGTGCCGGCGCCTGGGGAACCGCGCTGGCCCAGATGCTCGCCTCCGACGGACGCGAGGTGCTGCTGTGGGCGCGCGAGGCGGAAGTGGTGGACGAAGTGAACGCCGCGCATCGCAACACGCCGTTCCTGCCGTCCGCGCGCCTGCACGACACGATCCGCGCGACGGGCACGCTTGCCGACTTGCGCGATCTGCCTGTCCTCCTGCTGGTAACGCCCGCCCAGTTCCTGGGCCGCATTCTGGGCGAGATGGGGCGCGGGCAGGGCGACCTGGTGCTTTGCGCCAAGGGGATAGAGGCGGGCAGTATGCGGCTGATGGCCGACGTGGCGCGCGAAGCCGCACCGCAAGCCAGCCTTGCCGTGCTGTCCGGTCCCACTTTCGCCCATGAAGTCGCCGCCGGCCTGCCCACCGCGGTAACGCTTGCCTGCTCGGGCGGGGAGGAACAGTGGCTGCGGCTTTCCGATGCGATCGCGCGGCCCGCGTTCCGGCCATACTATTCGGACGACATCGTCGGCGCGGAAATCGGCGGCGCGGTAAAGAACGTGCTCGCCATCGCCTGCGGCGTTGTCGAGGGGCTGGGCCTTGGCCAGAACGCGCGCGCCGCGCTGATCAGCCGGGGTTTTGCGGAGATGCTGCGCTTCGGGCAGGCACTTGGGGCGCAGGCGGAAACGATCTCAGGCCTGTCGGGCCTGGGCGACCTTGTGCTCACCTGTTCGTCCACGTCGAGCCGCAATTTTTCGCTGGGCAAGGCGCTTGGCGAGGGTGCGCGCGCGACGGAGCTGCTGGCCAACCGGGCGACCGTGGCCGAAGGGGCGTCCACCGCGCCTGTGCTGGGCCGGATCGCGCGCGAAAAGGGCATTTCGATGCCTATCGTCGAAGCCGTCGAAGCGCTGCTGGACGGGACCATGCCCGCCGCCAGCGTGGCCGAAGCGCTGCTTTCCCGGCCCTTGCGCGCGGAATAG
- a CDS encoding HigA family addiction module antitoxin, with product MTSKSSTTTDSEWLDNPHAGDLLVSEFMEPLGLDCTALANAIAVEPARLQAMIDGTAPVDGELDLRLGRYFRMSEGFFLGLQDDHELRAAKRALNGDLDRIVPRAA from the coding sequence ATGACGTCGAAATCGTCGACTACCACTGATTCCGAATGGCTCGACAACCCGCACGCGGGCGATCTGCTGGTTTCGGAATTCATGGAGCCGCTTGGGCTGGACTGCACCGCACTGGCGAATGCCATCGCGGTCGAACCGGCGCGCCTTCAGGCGATGATCGACGGAACCGCACCAGTCGACGGCGAACTCGACTTGCGGCTTGGCCGGTATTTCCGAATGTCGGAAGGCTTCTTCCTCGGCCTGCAGGACGATCATGAATTGCGCGCCGCCAAGCGCGCGCTGAACGGCGACCTTGACCGCATTGTGCCGCGCGCAGCCTGA